The proteins below are encoded in one region of Scophthalmus maximus strain ysfricsl-2021 chromosome 4, ASM2237912v1, whole genome shotgun sequence:
- the mapk6 gene encoding mitogen-activated protein kinase 6 has protein sequence MAEKFESLMNIHGFDLGSRYMDLKPLGYGGNGLVFSAVDTDCDKRVAVKKIILTDPQSVKHALREIKIIRRLDHDNIVKVFETLGPNGRTLTEDVVSLTEVNSVYIVQEYMETDLCQLLERGLLSEGHARLFMYQFLRGLKYIHSANVLHRDLKPANLFVNTEDLVLKIGDFGLARIMDPHYSHKGHLSEGLVTKWYRSPRLLLSPNNYTKAIDMWAAGCIFAEMLTGKTLFAGAHELEQMQLILETIPVLREEDRQELHSVIPVFIRNDMSKPHTPLAKLLPDVSPQALDFLEKILTFNPMDRLTAEEALAHPYMADYSFPLDEPVSLHPFHIEDEVDDILLMDQSHSHTWDRYHESQLSEADWHLHSTHDPDEVQVDPRALSDVTDEEEVQVDPRKYADGDREKFLDEPSFDYSSMFPPERSWQDDHHENKYCDLQCSHTCNYKAVSPSYLDNLIWRDSEVNHYYEPKLIIDLSNWKEQQSKEKADRKAKSKCEKNGLVKAQIALQEAEKTQSPVEKDQEQEKHQTEKPQSQQNQGFDFDSFIASTIKLSLQPEPCQEAALLSEVGLLNELNSSVSQLEAARSGSMSMSKSISQEKEEKCLVNLAQLGGGGSGVVSGDGAWPAHPWESFGSGERVEENGCLIDEACWDIRKEDHLQKESTYTSYLDRLFSRKEEGVGDTEASADTEPSEGRDLDEGFLGRNTEIVLNMQLDSLALPGFDGTDDLPLKSIQASLTPCAVKCSPQIAHKTYSSIFKHLN, from the exons ATGGCAGAGAAGTTTGAGTCGCTGATGAACATCCATGGCTTTGACCTGGGATCTCGCTACATGGACTTGAAGCCCCTGGGCTACGGAGGGAACGGCTTGGTGTTCTCGGCAGTCGACACGGACTGTGACAAGCGTGTGGCCGTGAAGAAAATCATCCTGACTGACCCCCAGAGTGTGAAGCACGCCCTGCGGGAAATCAAGATCATCAGACGCCTCGACCACGACAACATTGTCAAG GTGTTTGAGACATTGGGCCCCAATGGTCGTACGCTAACCGAGGACGTGGTGTCCCTGACGGAGGTCAACTCGGTCTACATTGTGCAGGAGTACATGGAGACGGACCTGTGTCAGCTGCTGGAGAGGGGCCTCCTGTCCGAGGGCCACGCCAGGCTCTTCATGTACCAGTTTCTCAGAGGCCTTAAGTACATCCACTCTGCGAATGTGCTGCACCGTGACCTCAAGCCCGCCAACCTGTTTGTCAACACTGAAGACTTGGTACTGAAGATTGGGGACTTTGGACTGGCCCGCATCATGGACCCCCACTACTCTCACAAG GGTCATCTCTCTGAAGGTCTGGTCACCAAGTGGTACAGATCTCCGCGCCTGCTGCTCTCTCCTAACAACTACACCAAAGCCATCGACATGTGGGCCGCTGGCTGCATCTTTGCCGAGATGCTCACGGGGAAAACCCTCTTTGCAG GAGCCCACGAGCTGGAGCAGATGCAGCTGATCCTGGAGACCATCCCCGTGCTGCGAGAGGAGGACCGGCAGGAGCTCCACAGCGTCATCCCCGTCTTCATCCGCAACGACATGTCCAAACCGCACACGCCACTGGCCAAGCTGCTGCCAGACGTCAGTCCCCAAG CCTTAGATTTCCTGGAAAAGATCCTAACCTTCAACCCCATGGATCGCCTGACTGCGGAGGAAGCCCTCGCTCACCCCTATATGGCCGACTACTCCTTCCCCCTGGACGAGCCTGTGTCCCTGCACCCCTTCCACATTGAGGATGAAGTAGATGATATCCTGCTCATGGACCAGAGCCACAGCCACACCTGGGACAG GTATCACGAGAGCCAACTGTCCGAGGCTGACTGGCACTTGCACAGCACCCATGACCCAGACGAAGTTCAGGTTGACCCAAGGGCGCTCTCTGATGTAACCGATGAGGAGGAGGTCCAG GTGGATCCTCGTAAATATGCTGATGGAGATCGGGAGAAGTTCCTGGATGAGCCGTCCTTCGACTACTCCAGTATGTTCCCACCGGAGCGATCCTGGCAGGACGACCACCATGAGAACAAATACTGTGACCTGCAGTGTAGCCACACTTGTAACTACAAGGCGGTGTCCCCGTCCTACCTGGACAACCTCATTTGGAGGGACAGTGAAGTCAACCACTACTATGAGCCCAAGCTCATTATCGACCTCTCCAACTGGAAGGAGCAGCAGAGCAAGGAGAAGGCGGACCGCAAGGCCAAGAGCAAGTGCGAGAAGAACGGGCTGGTGAAGGCACAGATCGCGCTGCAGGAGGCCGAGAAGACCCAGAGTCCGGTGGAgaaggaccaggagcaggaaaAACACCAGACGGAGAAACCTCAGAGCCAGCAGAACCAAGGCTTTGACTTTGACTCCTTCATCGCCAGCACCATCAAACTGAGCCTGCAGCCGGAGCCCTGTCAGGAGGCGGCCCTGCTCAGCGAAGTGGGCCTCCTGAACGAGCTCAACTCCTCCGTCTCCCAGCTGGAAGCCGCCCGCTCAGgctccatgtccatgtccaagTCCATCAgtcaggagaaggaggagaagtgcCTGGTAAACCTCGCCCAGTTAGGCGGAGGAGGGTCGGGGGTGGTCAGCGGGGATGGCGCCTGGCCCGCCCACCCCTGGGAGAGCTTCGGCTCtggggagagggtggaggagaaCGGCTGCTTGATCGACGAGGCGTGCTGGGACATTCGCAAAGAGGACCACCTCCAGAAGGAGAGCACTTACACCAGCTACCTGGACCGCCTGTTCAGCCGCAAGGAGGAAGGCGTCGGAGACACCGAGGCCAGCGCGGACACGGAGCCCTCGGAGGGGAGGGACCTGGACGAGGGCTTCCTCGGCAGGAACACAGAGATTGTGCTTAACATGCAGCTGGACTCTCTGGCCCTGCCGGGCTTCGACGGCACCGATGACTTGCCTCTGAAATCCATCCAGGCGTCCCTCACCCCCTGCGCTGTCAAATGCTCCCCACAGATCGCCCACAAAACGTACAGCAGCATCTTCAAGCATCTTAATTAA